AGGGGATATGCGGAAGATCGATTCCATCACATACCAACTTATAACAAATCCTACCCTGCTAGAGATTAATTCCTTCAGCTCAAATAATATGGAGGCATGTGAGCcatctaattttttttggaaaaataggCACGTCAGGCATACAACTTATCACGAATCATTTGACTTTACTGCAATGACAGTTTCCTTATATCACAAGCTCAAATAACTTGAAGCACGCTGGAGGGAAAAAGCAAAGACCGAAGCAAGGAACAAAGACATCATCGTACACACATTCATTAGGTTTGACTGGCTGTAGCGAATCAAAGGCGAGTGGTTGGTCTTTTGAAAGTCATAGCCATAACCAATATCTTCAAACAATCTGCTGGAAAAAGGGTGCAGAAAACCAGCACCAACCTCCATTCTGCGTAAACAAGAGAGAACTTGAACTCAGATTGTAATCATgctttatctttctcttttccatttATCCAACTTCCATGTAAACATCTGTATTGCTGTTAACAACAGAAATTGTTACTTTGGCATTGATACAGAGATGGTGAGACTATGTATCAACAGGACTACCGAGGGAAACACCAACTGGTTGCTACTGACAGAATGAAATTTTGCTTAGACGGTTCTCCAAAACGAAAGGTTACTTCTAAAGAGTCCAAGAGAGGAACATTTTCTCCATGCAGATGGGATTCTAATCAGGTATGTCATATTCCATATTTCATGTGCAAGAGTTGCATGTTGCTCTTAATCTTTAAAAGGTTTAGGTGATGTAACCTTATCAACTTGCCTCATTATTCTTTTTACCCCTTTTGAGTATCATATTTCTTAGacaatttgtattttattgatTCCAATGAAAACTGATTCATCTGGTCTTGTACAGATCTGGGAACTGCACTCAAATGGGACCATGGTAAATAGTTACTCCGGTCTTTGTGCAACAGTAAAGTTTGTTGAAGGTGAAATTTTGTAGACACTCACCACATTTTgcaactaatttcatttcctctCTTTCTTNTGTATTTGTCACTCATAAAGCAAATTGGTCACTCCTGCAGCTGAGGCTAATGCTGGTGGGATTCGCTCTTGGATTGCAACAGGAAGAAAAGGTCTCTACTTTCTAACAAACACTCTGGAGGATGTCaagaattttcttcttttctgcaACTGCATAGCAtcagaattgaaaagaaaatgcttatttcttttaatcatgAGTACCATTTAAGAAGTTAAATAGTAAATTCTGATATAAACTGTTTTACAACTCTGAATGTTTTGTCTGTATTCAGGGGAAATCTACCTTGCTTTCTTCAATCTAAGCGATGAGAAAACCGAGATATATGCAAAGACATCATATCTGGGGAAGGTTCTTCCTGACAAAAGGATCGATTCATGCAAGGGGAAGGAAGTGTGGAGTGGAAAGAACGTAATCACAACACAAGGGACGATATCAATGGACGTGGAAATCCATGGATGTGCACTATTTGTTCTAAACTGCAACTAGTCCTTCTtccaattatttaaaaacagaaaaacaaaacatcaccTCATTGTTCAGTCTTTTTTCCACTCTATTTATTTCTTGTTTGGCTTGAAGTTAGGTAAAAGCTTGTGATAGACAAACTCTAAAACAACACAGTTTAATTCTTTCTCTTGAAGCAAAATTTCTCTTTGTAACACTACTCAACTTTAGTTAATGAAAACAGcatttttatgtgtttaagaACATTTTGCTCGAACTAGCTCGAACAAGATAGCAGAATTTCTCTAAATACTTGAGAAATTCTGagaacttttccctttttatttgttttgtttacttCCTATTTTACAACTAGTTtgggattttctttttctggttttgttttttaattgtgtaaagttaaataatatattaatatataattattttattaaaaaaatagcaGAAACATAAATATATGTCAGTTTTGGCAACAAGGGAGtgcataaacataaataaacataaggtataatattagttataattgtttattaagTGTATGGATATgaagtaataatataatttgtgtatatttgttatttaaagaaatcatataagtattatttgaattcatgtttgttaatttgaattttagacATATGATTGTGCAATTGAATGGCTAGTGTAAATAACAACGAGAGAGTGAATTGATTTTTGTTCGTAAattgtgtttttaatattttttttataatttaatttttataataataaattagaacaattgtaaagagagcaaggaagagaggaaattgaacattttatattagtttaaattataagAATCAATATCTAGTTgttattttcaaatgaaaattaatgatCTACATTAAGAAAATCAACAAATTGTTACaatcacataaaaaaacaagtttaaggTTTAGAACATTTCTCTTGTTACTTCAAAAGATGATACTCACTTCTCCTGAAAGTCataaaggatgaacacctcctttgaatgtTTCATAAAGGATGatcacctcctttgaatcttcacaaaagATGAACACGTtttttgaatcttcacaaaggatgacgtGTTTCACTTAGTAACAAAAACAACACTCAATTACAATCCTAATGAAAGTTCTCGTTCTATGCAAACACTAGGTTTTCAAAGCCTTAACACAATAGTTAGTTAAACCTTATAACACACCTATCATAGCACACAAGCAGATTTTCGTATTTTTGTACGTTAGAATGAGAGTcttaaatcaatatataaagatcTCACTTAATGATACCTCCAAAAATCTATTATCCATTATTTAACACATGATAACCGATTATCCACTATTGGTAAacgattatgcatttaatgaatgcataATGGTAAAAAACATGTCTAAAAACTCCAACAGCTACTCGTgctaatcaattattgtaagtcataatcgattatggataatcgattatcattagttggtaatcgattatttcagagACAAAAATGAGTTTTTAGTTATCTTTAAAAACCTctatgtgataatcgattatcttaagtatTAATCGACTATTCATAGTTTTTCTGActccaaaacaaaatttaaagcGTACAATACATTGAAATAAGGATAAATAATAGTCTATAAATAAAACTACTAAACTATAAAAGCTTTAACacaaaacaagtcttcatgaaggtTTTCTTGCAATTTGACCACTTGAGACTTGAGTTTgaaacatcatcaaaacttctaagcttcatctttatattaataatgtaaagATTGGTTTACTGTAAGACCTTTAAAAGTCGAGTATTAGATGTGGTagagtgttttaaataatgatactctattactttatttcaaaaatatcgataatataaataaaatttttcaataaGGAGTTTCATTATCTAAGAAACTTTATGTCTCTAAAACttctttaaaatttcttttattttctctctataAATTCTAACTCCCTACTTATCTATTGAGAGATAGAGACCACCTAAGGGTTTCTTGAGATAAGATCTTCATTTCTAGCCGATACATTTAAGTTGATTTCTATCATTTCTCCTTAAATTTTGGTGTCCTTGCATGTAGGGTTTTCTTCACCCTTTTGGGGTCTGAGTCTTCTCTAAGACTCTTTGTGGGTCAGTGGTACTGAAGGTATACTTTGATCAAACTGTCATGAATTGTAGAGATCTTGGAGCTTAGGAGGAATTTTAGAGTTCTTAGAACCGTTAAAGCGTCAATCAGATAAggaaaactaatttatttgGTTTGGATTTTGTATGCATATGATATTTGATGTTTATATGATGATTGATTTGTGAAATCtgattaaatagtaaaatttgatATGTTGGGTACTTGAATATGATGTGGtgttgaattgaaattgaaaatttatgcATTTTGGTGTGTAGTTGGTTTGTCAATATGAGAGTTGTTTATTGTGAATTTGTGAACGTAGATTTAATAAagttatctaaaatatatttattatttttcatcatacaaaaatatattaaaataagaataaaagatataaaacataaaactataccaaacttaagataaaaaaaaatataatttataaacctTTTATTGTTTCAGTCGTTTTTCTAACTTACAAGTAAATGTAAAAGCTACaacaaaacttatttaaaactGATTTATAGCAAAcacatacattttttattttaaattttaaaatattttccaaaataccatgtttttgttattaaatcAACGTTATCAATTTAAGAATCCAAACggaaacaattaaattaaaaatatcattatacctcataatcaaatttaaaataaatacataaaataaaaatttgtttatggtttttcttattaaagtaaaattaaatgtatGCTGTCTAAAAACAATATAAGAATGTATAACCtctttcacttattttttagaaaaatgattaaTGGATAAATTGATCAATACGTGagatatattgaaataaataacaaaagaatatataaaattatatgatatatgataagatagaaagagatgaaaaataaataaatacaatatgtgtatataaaataaatatgaatgtgtatcattgtttttgttttctcttaaaTAAAGAAATCTACCGATATTTCAAGCATATGATAAGTTCATTATCACTTTTTTACTCATGCTCAAATATTACCTCTGCATCTTTTAAGTGCTCAATATATGTATCTTGTGTTGATGtgaatctataaaaaaaaaaaattaaaaaattaaaaaataaaggtaagcaacattttaatattaatcatCATTCTCCAAATAAAAGTAATGTTCAAATACATTATTCtccaaatacaaatttaatattctaaCATTAATTGTACTCATCACAAAAGCCACACacacaaaaaactaaaaaataaaataaaaaaatcctaaattattttatttcattaaatatttaaatagttcGAGAGTAATGTTAATTTTCTGTAAAACTTTAATGTtgtattagaataaaaaaattcacaacTTTTGAAGTGTTTAAATCGATctcatttaatcaattattaaataaaaggtaTTATGTGAGTAAATTTGGTTAGTTTTGGATgttattaacataataaaaaattaaggattaaaatttcatataactATGAGATTTacaaatattgttataatattgGAGTGGGCTAAATGGGCTTTTCACGTGCACGGCATTAGGGTTCCAAAACCTCACTGGTACATAAGCGATTTCTCTCACACAAATTGCCGTCACTGCAATTTGCTCTTTGCGAGTCTTTAGTTTCGAATTAGGGTTTCGCACAGAGTAGCCATGGGAGTCTTCACATTTATCGTACGCAACTCCGGCGGCGAATGGACAGCCAAACAACATTCCGGCGACCTCGAGTCCTCCGCCGACTCCTCCTACGAACTCCAACGGAAGCTCGTCCAAGCCGCTCTCGCCGTTGACTCCTCCGGCGGCGTTCAGTCCTCTTACTCTCCTGTTTCCCCTTCCTCTGCCATATTTCAGGTACATCCTTAAGATCTCTCACGATTTCGGCTTTTTGATTCGGAAGCGAAACTTTACGTTTACATTTGCTCTGcctttatcttttccttttaaaatttcttacctctatttaataatttatttactgATTTTAATTGGATTTGCTAGATTCCGTATTGTATTGTAACGTGTGTTATTGTATAGCTTGCTTCGAAATGATGGATAGGTTTTTGTCAtgctattttcttttctgtgaAGAATGCTGGTTCATTTCTTTTGTCTGAGATTTTGCTGAGGAATGAATAGTTTGACTGTATCTGTTCGCTTTATGAAGCTTCATCGTTATTCATTTCTAAAAGGATAAATTGCGCGCTTGTATTTTTCGTTGATAGAACATGGATGCAATTCTTCAATTGAAATTGGAGTTCAAATTAACAGTCAGTGTGGATCCATTATGCAAGAAATTATCATGCATATTATGGAAGTGGATTTCTGAGACCATGTTTGTACTAgcttttgtattaaaaatgcTTTCAACATGGAAACTTatgaagaaaattgatttttccatgttccatattttaaaaataaaaaaatagagaaagtaTGAGAAAGTATGTACAATTAAACAATAGTATCAAATGCACTTATGCACCTCCATCTAAGTTGGTTGACCAATACACATGCTATTGGTGATAGATGGTGATGGTTTTTCTGCTTTGATGCATTATCCTTTGGATTCAAGCATTTCGTGGTGGGTCACAGATGaggttatttttattgattgttttGTTCAGGTAATAGTGGGTGGTGCAGTATTCGTTGGAGGTGGTGCGGTTGCAGCTGCACCCGCCGGAGGTGCTGCCCCAGCTGCTGATGCTGCCCCGGCCGctgagaagaaggaagaaaaggtgGAGGAAGAGTCCGATGAGGATATGGGTTTGGGTCTCTTTGATTAGAGTTCTGTTTTTTGAGTTTTGATGGAagaattgttttagtttttaatcctataaattatatttgtgtATTGCCTTTCGCTAGTTAATGCTACATTCAACTCCATCAGAtagagtttttgtttttctgtgaTGTGACCTAAATCGTTCATCTGTATCGGGTTTTGCtaattatttccttttaaaaaatgcTCGCTCTTAAATTTAATAGAGTTCTACGTTTCCTTCATACATTTTTCTGccatttaatgatttattttcttaactgGCTCTGGCGTGATTTGTTTGCAACGAGTGATAAAGTATGTTAGCAAAACTTTTGATTTCTTGGTGTAtcttactaattttaaaaatgattgttttaactttttgtGAAAGtgacttttatattatttgaaaattttctgaaagaaattttaaaacgggatttttataataacgtttttagaattataaaatGCAATTTAAAACAGGATTTTCAGAATGTATCGTATTGTTCGGAATCTTCTGGAATCAGCTTTTTCAACACATAAAATGTGTTTAAGAAAAAGCTTTTTGGAACTAATTTTTTTCCATAATACATTTTTTCTCTTCATCCTGTATTGTTCTCTCATCTTTCTCTGCGGTGGTAGTGACAAGATAGTAAGATTCATGTAGTTTGTCAAAAGTCATAGGTTAGGATAAACAGACCACGACATTATTATAGacaaaaagtatattaattaCGATTGAGTttaaaacattgtaatttttctaaagttctttaaaattaatttatttttataatattattagcttatttaattaagttttaaacttaatctatttttttatctagGTGATTAGTTGTCATTTGGTTTTATTATCTTACTTATTTACGTTTTAAATATCAAGTcttttagttaatattaaattacattatagataatttaaaataaaatgacaaagtgGCTTTTATTATTCCTAATATTATCTTATTTCTATATTGCCATCATTCCttactatataatatattttagggttaaatatgcttttagttcttgaagttttactaatttttggttttagtccctgcatgaaacattgatggcatttcatcctcttaatatgaaaactcgtatttttagtccctaaaaacagacactgtgatgtggctaacggtaCAGCCACGTATTCTTCCACATCATTGACCATTGCTTGTTCTCCtccactttctctctctaaaacctcaAGTTCTCTCTCTAACGCCCTCtcacttctctctctctcatttgCAACTGATTTTGCAGATCCAACTTTCCTAGATTCTCCCATTTTGCAGATCACACTGCTCTCTCTCTCATCGCCGTGAGGAGTATTCATTAACTGATTAAGGCAATCAATGAGCACCTAATTGAGGCAATCAATGAGCACCTAATTGAGGCAACTGATAAAGATTTACAGAAACTTCCCAATACCTGCTAAAGGATACAGGTTTAGGATAATGTGTAGGTGAGGAGTATTCATTAGCTTCAATCTACCATGAGAATGGTTGTCAATGACTTTAAAATCCACAAATGTAGGCCTAGCTTGTGTGCTTATCTGCTTTAGACATGCAGAGAAGATAAAAACGCCACAAACCATCGAAAACATCACAACTGCTGCCCTTAGCAACATCGGTGATCTCTTTGGAGGCTTCATAACGAGAATTTCCTGCAACCAAATACGcggaaaaagttaataaaatgcAAATAACAACAACTTTCATTGCTAGAGTCAAGTAGGTAAATTGATGGAACCTCCCCTTCTCTCAAAATACCAGAAGAACATAAATGGAAAAGAACACTGGATATTCTCAAAATGGTGCCCAGTCCACTACCATCCAGATGTAacttttccaaaaaaataagatattattctTGACTTTGTTAGGATTatagtaattaaaagaaaataaccaaaAACATATCAACAATGAAAACTTCAGAGGCATAAAGCATTAGTCTCTGTAACGCatgaaccaaaaaaaaaaatccagcaAGACAAGTCCCTGACACAGCACAACAGATGCACGTTTtgctaaaaaataataaacatacaCGTTAAAGTATAATGAACACCCAAATCCAGATAATAACCCAGAAACCTATAAAGGAGCTTAAAgtgttcttcttttcttttagtcCGCGACATCACGCAAAAGCAAAACCAAAAAacgcaaaaagaaaaaaaacacacaaacaacattaattaaaaactttcaCTTTCTCCTCAAATCCAAACACTAATCTTTTACATTCACCCGTTCTCGTACCCGAACCCTTCCATTCATCAATTCACCCACTCAAACCCTCGCACCGGAAGAAGGCGATCGAGGAACGACGGCGACTCTCGATGGATTCCGGTGACGTTGAGGTCAGCGAGCTCACGGCGAGGGAGTGCCCGTAAACGAAATGGGAGAATCTAGGAAAGTTGGATCTGCAAAATCAGTTGCAGATGAGAGAGATAGAGCAGTGAGGGGGCGTTAGAGAGAGAACTtgaggttttagagagagaaagtgaaggAGAACAAGCAATGGTCAATGGATGTGGAAGAATACATGACTGTGtcgttagccacatcacaaaaaaagCTAACGGCGTatgtttttagggactaaaaatacgaGTTTTCATATTAAGAGGATGAAATACCATCAAtatttcatgcagggactaaaaccaaaaatcagtgaaacttcagagactaaaagcatatttaaccctctATTTTAAATCAACTAAAAAGTTTCCCATTTCTTTGCCAACTAACTTGATGTTGGTTTTATTCTGCCAAATATTCTACCTACTCAAGTGAGCTTACCTCCCACACTTATAAGAAAATAAGTGTTAAAAGTCTGAACAATATAGAGAAGAGGCAGAAAAAGAAACTTTGTTTCCTAGAAAAACTTTCATAccaattctattttaatttatgtaataaatatttcatttactcTGACATATGAGATGATGccttgaaatatttaaaataaatagactagttgttaatattttttaagtcatgcttaacctaattttttttaagtgtttgttATTCTTCTATCTGATACGGATTTTGAGTTTATATCTCCttgttgatatatatttttggaatttagattacataattttttttagttttgatggattttaaattataattaattttgaattattattatttgtgtacAATTACATATTGATTTTACTGTCAAtatgtcactttttttttttattgttgtgtatATGTATAATAgatgtatttaatatataacacCTAAATTTAGTAGGATTTACcctactaatttaaaatataacataaatgataaaataacatataaatgtataaaatatatttataaattctcaataaaaaaacaaaactaaacttttgaaacataaataatatttcataaattaagaGATCTatacaatacaaaaattatatgtCTAAGTAATAACTATTATCTTTAGAAAGACCATCAATTATCCTACTACTTTAGATCTCTTTtcggatggcaaaaaaatccgcgcccacggataaaatccgcgacgAATAGTTGATACTCGTTGATATTTATTACTCGAAACCCGTggatagcggatattttaatatccgctgATAAACGGGTCGgatgcgggtattatactatgcGTACCCACGAATATCCACTAcccacaagaaataaaaataaaaatttaatttttattttattaagttaaatatgattaaaattaacattaatttatattttacaagcttaaatttaattaaaattgtactatatgaaatataccgatcaaaattaattgtcatttattgacaattaaaaGGTATTAATAGGTTAGATTGCCTTTACAATATtgattaata
This genomic stretch from Vigna radiata var. radiata cultivar VC1973A chromosome 7, Vradiata_ver6, whole genome shotgun sequence harbors:
- the LOC106766944 gene encoding 60S acidic ribosomal protein P3; this encodes MGVFTFIVRNSGGEWTAKQHSGDLESSADSSYELQRKLVQAALAVDSSGGVQSSYSPVSPSSAIFQVIVGGAVFVGGGAVAAAPAGGAAPAADAAPAAEKKEEKVEEESDEDMGLGLFD